The Candidatus Binatus sp. DNA window GAAGTGATGCACGGGTTTGTCGCGCTGCAACTGGGTGACGACACCGCTAAGCGCGCGGGCCGCCTCACGCTCAACCCGCTCTCGCATATCGACTTGTTCGGCACGGTCATCATGCCGATCGCGCTGCTGTTTATGCATCTGCCGGTGTTCGGTTACGCCAAGCCGGTGCCGGTCGATTTTGGACGGCTACGAAATCCGCGCAGCGGGATGCTGATGGTCGCGGCGGCGGGACCGCTGACGAATATCGTGCTGGCAGTGGCGAGCTCGATCGGGATGCGAATCGCGATCGCGCACGTTGGCGGACCGTGGGGCTCGGCGATCGCGCTGCCGCTCTACTACATGCTGCGCGCGTCGGTCGTGATCAACGTGGTGCTCGCGACTTTCAACTTGCTGCCGCTGCTGCCGCTCGACGGCGGGCGCGTCGTCGTGTCGATTCTGCCGCTGCGGGCCGCGCGCGCGTTCAGCCGGCTCGAACCGTTCGGCTTTTTCATCCTGCTGCTGCTGCTGTATACAGACTCGGTCGAGCGAGTGATCAACCCCATCATCAATGCGATCGCGCGAGTGTTGCTGTGAACGAAGAATCCGCACCGCCCAGATTCGAGAGTGACGGCACGGTCCGTTTTCGGCTGCCGATTTACGAGGGGCCGCTCGACCTGCTGTTGCATCTGCTGAAGCGCGCCGAACT harbors:
- a CDS encoding site-2 protease family protein, whose amino-acid sequence is MSNAAEFLTEVSIWALPIMFAIILHEVMHGFVALQLGDDTAKRAGRLTLNPLSHIDLFGTVIMPIALLFMHLPVFGYAKPVPVDFGRLRNPRSGMLMVAAAGPLTNIVLAVASSIGMRIAIAHVGGPWGSAIALPLYYMLRASVVINVVLATFNLLPLLPLDGGRVVVSILPLRAARAFSRLEPFGFFILLLLLYTDSVERVINPIINAIARVLL